The Sphingomonas sp. So64.6b genome includes a region encoding these proteins:
- a CDS encoding xanthine dehydrogenase family protein molybdopterin-binding subunit → MTAFKMDADHAGLAMDRGVQGVLGKGIDRVEGVLKVMGAATYGYEHQLENVAYGYLITAPVAKGKVIGFDIAAARAMPGVLEIIIDDQRVARQAASFVTAANGNEAVDHFDQVLGAAIATSFEAARAAARAVRVEIAAEDGRFDTMADIAKASGPPKESRLQDVAKGDIDAAMAVADVTVDQLYSTPNQVHAAMEPHASIATWEDGKLTLYSSLQILNVAKPVLAKAVGIAPANVRIISPYIGGGFGGKMLGPEAVMAAIASQRLGRPVKIAMARAQLFHNVYRRTDTHQRIRLAAGADGRLTAIGHDNVVSQGPDGGFMEPVALGTIALYAAATRHFSHKVVTLDMVQAGAVRAPGEAVGMLALETAIDEMAEQLGRDPIDFRKLNEPEVDPTTGAPFSTRRLVECLDEGAKRFGWTQREATPGSVRDGEWLVGMGVAAAVRINLLIDSEARVTLGVDGRATVETDMTDIGTGTYTILSQIAGESLGLPVHCVDVKLGDTDLPPGSGSGGSFGAASAGSSVALACEDIVAELANRMKARPEDMTLKDGHAIAGNRRVSLDQLVGDAPIVATGKISQGSNARTFSQAAHGAQFAEVGVNAVTGEVRVRRMLGVFEAGRILNAKTARSQAIGGMIWGIGYALMEDAVLDKRYGQFVNHDLGEYHVPVHADVPHLDVHFIEDIDHHANPIGVKGLGELTISGAGAAVTNAIYNACGVRVREFPMTLDKILAGLPPV, encoded by the coding sequence ATATCGCGGCGGCACGGGCAATGCCCGGCGTACTCGAGATCATCATCGACGATCAGCGCGTCGCGCGCCAGGCGGCGAGCTTCGTCACGGCGGCCAATGGCAATGAGGCGGTTGATCATTTCGATCAGGTACTCGGCGCCGCGATCGCGACAAGCTTCGAGGCTGCACGCGCCGCAGCTCGTGCGGTACGAGTCGAGATTGCCGCCGAGGACGGCCGGTTCGACACGATGGCAGACATTGCCAAAGCAAGCGGACCGCCAAAGGAGTCGCGTCTGCAGGATGTGGCCAAGGGCGATATCGACGCGGCAATGGCCGTGGCCGACGTCACCGTGGATCAACTCTACAGCACGCCGAACCAGGTCCATGCCGCAATGGAACCGCACGCTTCGATCGCGACCTGGGAAGATGGCAAGCTGACACTCTATTCGAGCCTGCAGATCCTCAACGTCGCCAAACCCGTACTGGCCAAGGCGGTCGGCATCGCCCCCGCCAATGTCCGCATCATTTCGCCCTATATCGGCGGCGGATTCGGCGGGAAGATGCTCGGGCCCGAAGCTGTGATGGCGGCAATCGCGTCGCAGCGCCTTGGCCGGCCGGTCAAGATCGCGATGGCGCGCGCGCAGCTGTTCCATAACGTCTATCGCCGCACCGATACGCATCAGCGCATCCGCCTCGCCGCCGGTGCCGATGGTCGCCTGACCGCGATCGGCCATGACAATGTGGTGAGCCAGGGGCCGGATGGCGGTTTCATGGAGCCGGTCGCGCTCGGCACGATCGCGCTTTATGCGGCTGCAACGCGGCACTTCAGCCACAAGGTGGTCACGCTCGACATGGTGCAGGCGGGCGCGGTGCGTGCGCCGGGCGAAGCGGTCGGCATGCTCGCGCTGGAAACCGCGATCGACGAAATGGCCGAACAGCTTGGCCGCGACCCGATCGATTTCCGCAAGCTCAACGAACCCGAGGTCGATCCGACCACCGGCGCGCCCTTCTCGACCAGGCGGCTGGTCGAATGCCTCGACGAAGGCGCGAAGCGTTTCGGCTGGACACAGCGCGAAGCAACGCCAGGATCGGTGCGCGACGGCGAATGGCTGGTCGGCATGGGCGTGGCAGCGGCGGTGCGCATCAACCTGCTGATCGATTCCGAAGCACGCGTGACGCTGGGCGTCGATGGCCGCGCGACGGTCGAAACCGACATGACCGATATCGGCACCGGCACCTACACGATCCTGTCGCAGATCGCCGGCGAGTCACTTGGCCTCCCGGTGCACTGCGTCGATGTGAAGCTGGGCGATACCGATCTGCCGCCGGGCTCCGGCTCGGGCGGATCGTTCGGCGCCGCGAGTGCCGGCTCGTCCGTTGCGCTCGCGTGCGAGGACATCGTCGCCGAACTGGCCAACCGCATGAAAGCCAGGCCGGAAGACATGACGCTGAAGGACGGTCACGCGATCGCCGGCAATCGCCGCGTGTCGCTCGACCAACTGGTTGGCGACGCGCCGATCGTCGCGACCGGCAAGATCAGCCAGGGCAGCAATGCGCGCACGTTCAGCCAGGCGGCACACGGCGCGCAATTCGCCGAGGTCGGCGTCAACGCGGTGACCGGCGAAGTCCGCGTGCGGCGCATGCTCGGCGTGTTCGAGGCGGGCCGCATCCTCAATGCCAAGACCGCACGCAGCCAGGCGATCGGCGGGATGATCTGGGGCATCGGTTATGCGCTGATGGAAGATGCCGTGCTCGACAAACGATACGGCCAGTTCGTCAATCACGATCTCGGCGAATATCATGTGCCGGTCCATGCCGATGTGCCGCATCTCGACGTGCATTTCATCGAGGATATCGACCATCACGCCAATCCGATCGGCGTAAAGGGGTTGGGCGAGCTGACCATTTCGGGCGCGGGCGCGGCGGTGACCAACGCGATCTACAATGCCTGTGGCGTGCGGGTGCGCGAGTTTCCGATGACGCTGGACAAGATATTGGCAGGCTTGCCGCCGGTTTGA